The Castanea sativa cultivar Marrone di Chiusa Pesio chromosome 11, ASM4071231v1 genome contains a region encoding:
- the LOC142616176 gene encoding uncharacterized protein LOC142616176, translating to MYVRSDHRDFLSKIAALKKFVSRVTSKCLPFFRTLKRAFEWTTECQLAFGDLKAYLSSPPLLSLPRPKEELFLYLAVSSTVVSATLARKRTKPKDPYTSLAKLFEGQKEGTPYGETRLCVGNRSTQAQAILSSLRYSCLDRKTLEESDELSRVGRTNGATGDQDEGEWIKEYLEQVKYQMQYFNAKFIQIPREENERANRLAKIASADDMSLPSQKDAQAYVRKCVKCQRFGNLIRQPTEDLAPMMALWPFAQWGLDIMGSFPIAVRYGIPRILVSDNGKQFNNNAFRDFCSQLGIKNHYSSPTHPQANGQVEVTNQSLLKIIKTRLVGTKGIRPEELASVL from the exons ATGTATGTTCGGAGTGACCATAGGGATTTTCTTAGTAAGATTGCAGcacttaaaaaatttgtttcaagAGTGACGAGTAAGTGTCTCCCCTTCTTCCGCACATTAAAAAGGGCCTTTGAATGGACGACTGAATGCCAACTAGCATTCGGAGATCTTAAGGCATACCTGTCTTCCCCACCTTTGCTAAGCCTGCCTAGACCAAAAGAAGAGCTCTTCCTTTACTTAGCCGTCTCCTCAACCGTTGTCAGTGCAACTCTAGCAAGGAAGAGGACGAAGCCCAAAGACCCATATACTTCACTAGCCAAGCTTTTCGAGGGGCAGAAGGAAGGTACCCCCTATGGAGAAACTCGCCTTTGCGTTGGTAATCGCAGTACGCAAGCACAAGCCATACTTTCAAGCCTACGCTATAGCTGTCTTGACAGAAAAACCCTTGAGGAGAGCGATGAGCTGTCTAGAGTCGGCAGGACAAATGGCGCTACGGGCGATCAAGATGA GGGGGAGTGGATAAAGGAATACCTCGAACAGGTGAAGTATCAGATGCAGTACTTTAATGCCAAATTTATTCAAATCCCGAGAGAGGAGAATGAGAGAGCCAATCGCCTCGCTAAGATAGCATCAGCTGATGACATGTCTTTGCCCAGTCAG aaggatgcccaagcGTACGTCAGGAAATGTGTCAAATGTCAGAGGTTTGGAAATCTCATAAGGCAGCCGACAGAGGACCTCGCTCCAATGATGGCCCTGTGGCCCTTTGCTCAATGGGGTCTCGATATCATGGGATCATTTCCTATAGCAGTTAG ATACGGAATACCCAGGATCCTAGTCTCAGACAATGGGAAACAGTTCAACAATAATGCATTCAGGGATTTCTGCTCGCAGCttgggatcaagaaccactactctTCACCTACGCACCCTCAGGCTAATggacaggttgaagtcacgaatCAATCCTTGCTGAAAATCATTAAGACTCGGCTTGTGGGGACAAAAGGTATTCGGCCAGAAGAATTGGCAAGTGTACTATAG